ATAAACATAAACATCATGATAATTATACTCAAGTTGGCTAGCATACTTTCtctatctttaaaaaaaatcatggaGTTCTCATACTCCAATCAAAAACATGATTACTTGACAAGAAGTTAGTGAACATAATATAATTTACACTCTGCATTCCCAACATGAAAAGTTCATTATAAATCCAAAAACTACAGAACCTCATCAGACAGCATACCTCAGAGGGCCGTTCAGTAGAATTTCAGACAGCTAAAAACATCAAAATGTTTTGTTCCGCTTCTACCACTTATTGTTCAATAATCCTGCACATTCGGATACTAAATTGTTAAATGAGCAATTTGCAAAAGGTATTGGTGGTATCAAAAGAAGCAGGTTACATTGTGTAAACCCCAAACATATGCCCTATCAACCATAGAAATAACAAATCAACAATCGCAGAATACCACCATATGTTTCTGCTGAATCTTCCGCGCTAGGCAGGGCAACAAATTCTCAAGCTATGGAGTGAAGTGTAAACCTTGAAGTAATCTTGATTATCAAGGGAAATTAAGATTTAAATCACTGAagtcaaacaacaacaacaataaattgTTGAACTCATCACTGGAAGTATAATGCCACAAATACTTGGCTTATAATTGAAGTGTTTCGTTTATTGATTATCCATGAATCCTTATAATTCAGTTGCAGGAGCAAGTGAGATCACATGATTTGCATTCGAATTGGaaaaggcaaaaaaaaaaaaaaggaacacaatcatatacAATGACATTAGATCAGAGATTTAGGTACCAAAATATAGTAGACATTTAGTATTTCATATCCGCATCAAACAAATACAGATCTAGAAACATGAAACTAAAGATATAGATAGACATAATCATAAAAGTTAACAACctaaaaaccctaaccctaatttcataaCCTCCAAACAACTTAATAAATACAACCATAACCACATTCAAACCCTAACCACCAAACCTCTTAAGAGCTAGTAAACTTGGTGACCGCCTTGGTTCCTTCTGACACGGCGTGTTTAGCGAGTTCACCAGGAAGAACAAGCCTAACAGCAGTCTGAATCTCCCGGGAAGTGATGGTAGGCTTCTTGTTGTAACGAGCGAGCCTGGCTGATTCCTGAGCAAGCTTCTCGAAGATGTCGTTGATGAAACTGTTCATGATGCTCATCGCCTTGCTGGAGATTCCGATGTCAGGGTGAACTTGCTTGAGAACCTTGAAGATGTAGATCTTGTAGGTTTCGACGCTCTTCTTgtgtctcttcttcttcttgtcaCCAGCGGCGGCTCCAGCTTCTTTTGGAAGCTTCTTGCCGGCCTTTGGCTTCTTCTCTGCTGGAGCTTTCTCGGCGGCGGCGGCCTTCTTCTCCTCCGCGGGCTTCTTCTCGGCGGGTTTCTTCTCTCCCTTGGGCGGCATTTTGgcgagtgttttttttttagagaAAAAGTGTTTTGAGTTGTTGGATTATAGAAAGAGATGATAACAATTGAGAGTGAGATGTGAATGATGAGAGATACAATGGAGAAGTGTTTATAAAGGGAAGAGGGGTTGTTTCTAATTGGATGTTAGAGGTTCACACGGATTGGTGACGTGGattttcattttggaaatgaattcgTTTTCCGCCTTTTAATTTGGTATATTTCGTCATTTTCGCGCCTGTTTGGCAATACCAACTTTAGTGCCCACTGGAATACTGGACTATGAACTGGGTTGATTCAAGAAATGGGCTTTTGTTACCTCGTCAACCAAcccataatctgaaaattaacctTCTTCATATCGAATATTTGTTCCGTTCGTTTTTGCTTACACCATTTGGAAATTCATACTGCGTAATTTTGTGAAACGTTATCTTTAATTTTGGTAGTTTTATAAATtgctaaattttaaaaatatttttaaatataattaccttataaatttggtttgtttgactaaggCTCTGTTTGACAACATTGGCTGAAAGTgacctgaaactgataaggtgtCACCTGAAACTGATAAAGTGCTGAAACTAATAGGGTAGTTATTCGTATTACTCGTTTGGTAGAACTAATTTCTTAAGTACCTGAAATTTTAGTATTTTCAATTGGTATATATATTTTAACATctataattattttcttttgtaaGAATAATTACAAATAAAATCATATACAGAGTatgatttttgaaattttagtTAATATTATATGAAAAATAATGTTATCAATATGGTCTATGTCGATCTATATGTCAAAAAGATTTCGTACTTTTTTTTGTTCTCTAGCAGAGTACAATATACTAAAGGTATACTCGTAATTGCAATATTATATTGATtattaatacgaagtatataagtTTAGTTGTATGTATTAGGGTAAATTGTATGTTATATTCACAAGGTATCAATCGACCAAGTTTCCTTTAGATCGAAAAACCTAAATCTGAATTTTTGTTTTTACATTGAAGAATTTTGACTAGGATCGATGTGATTTTATCTTTTATAAATAATCAAAGAATTCTCTTAATTCATTTCCCATGATGGTTCATATGAATTAGCATTGATGTACATTCGCAAATCTTGACAAAATTTACTGTTTAATTTCCTTCTCTGGTTTAATTTGGTTGGCATTCACTTAATCCAAATTTTAAATATTCAGACTTTCTTTTTCACATTAAATTGATTGTTCATCCATGGAGTCCTTGAAAGCACCGACCTCCATAGTTAATGCTCCACTCTCCCCTGCATAGGTATATCTATGCCTCTGCCGCAACCTAGAATTGAGTTCCTTGCTTCCCCTTCCAGTCGCCTCTAGTTCCCAGCCACACCCCACCTACGTGGAGAGCATCAGCATCACAGCATGAGATTAATTGTCAATAGCAACATCAATGATTTTACACTTAAGCtgctatcaaaaaaaaaattgattttacattattttcagtttttttttaatgaaaattaataaatttcagCTGCTGGAACTCAAACGTTATTCTGATTAACGTTTCAAAATCAGTCAATTTATCCGCCTTAAATTTTATTTCAGCTTCCTACCAAACACTCCTAATTACTTAAGGTGACTTATATTATTAGCTACTTTTTATTTAAGGCGACTGAAAGTGCTTGCCAAACAGAACCTAACACTATCATTTGATCTTTGTCGCTAATGTTTTCAAATGTGTATTTCTTTTACTCTTTTAAATAGTTATGTtcatttgttgttttgttcatttgccatattaaataGCCGTTATAATGAGGTCCAACCGGACGGAAAACATTAACTGCAAACATCAAATTGTattgttagtcaaacaaacctaTCTAATAAGTTagttaaatttaatttatttattttaaacgtaGCAACTCACAAAACCTCCAACTTAAATGTAGTATTtcaccaaattttcctaattttaATTGTCAATATTTCTAATTAGTTCTTAGGTCaaaattataataaagttaATATTATGAAACTGTATATTGAGACGAATATGACAATATCTCATTTAACTATATTAATTCTTATGCATGAATTACAAAATATGATCAAATAATCTGTATTCTATAAGGAAACTCTTGTGTAAATGGCATTCTGGTGTCCctacataattcaccaaatgcccaaaaCTAAAAATTATATCTTTGAAGCTCaacgactagtttttgtgtttgaaaattagatGTTGCTTATTATTTGGTTCTAGATACCCCTATACAGAGTGTTCATTTAATTTTGACTAGATAAAAATCTATATGACTAGTTATAtctttttaaaatcattttttaaATCATTTACTCTTACTGCAGTCTCCGTCTGTGGACACATGTTTTGGgggattttatttaaaaaaaaaaaacacaaaacaagaaTGTAACTGTGTGAGTGCTCGTCAATGGATAGGAAATCTTGTGAACtcatttatacggagtattaattgaATATCTGAATAATTAACAGTGGTTGTATTGTAGTTTTTCCAGCAAAAATACAACAGAAACATCCTCTGAGATGAGAAAAAGGGATGAATATACATGGCTATTTCTGTACTCCAATAATGCAACAACACAGCTCAGATGTAATCTGTTTCCCAAACCTCCCAAGTCGCAAGTGATGTCCTGATAGCATACTTCTGTACGCAGGAGGTCTCAGTTGCTTGTCAAAATTCAGTTGCTTGTCAAAATTCAATAACATCAAACTATCCCAACTGCACAGATGATTAGAATGTATAGCTTAAGAATATATTCAAGGTACTCAAGCAGATTGTTAATGTTGCCTCTATTTGCACAGAATCTTGCTTATGTGTGTCTAGTTCCTGAAACAATAGAAGTTTTTACAAGGTTAGAAACCAACTTCCAGTTTGTCACAAAGTCCACATAAAAATTTACATACTTTCCTGCAATTAACCTCCTCTAACCAGAGATTGCCTCACCTAAAGAAAGGCATATGAACAAGGAAGTCGAGACAACATGGATATCCCTAGTGATCCCATGTATACTAGACGCAAGAGCTTGATGTATAAACTGGTAAGCTCAAGCGAATCAAGACACTAGTTTGTAAAGACACGAGGTGGAAGATATATACCACAAAGTTCTAGGCCATTGCCAACACTCAACACCTTAGTCTTTTTTTCTTAAAGCCATTGTTGTCCATTTTATCACGTTTTCTGGGAAAGCAAATCAAAATCATATcccaaaaaaaactcaaacaaaTCACTGGTGGGATTTTTGTGATACTTAACATTTGGAAATTAATCAAATTCATAATGTTCGATCAAATTCTAACAAATTAAATTGTAACCCAATTGAAAATTCAACAATATTAAAGCAAACCCAATAACAAAAACAGAGTTAAATTCAATGAAACACGCGATTTTTTTACTAATTTACCTCACAAGACAACAATATTGAACAGATTAAACCAACAACGTTGGTTTTCAAAAATACCCAATTGAAAATTTCAATCTATGTTGAGAAAATAACCCAATTGAAAATTTCAATCTATGTTTGAGTACCTTGAAGATGTAGATCTTGTAAGTCGACGCTCTTCTTgtgtctcttcttcttcttcttgtctCCAGCAGCGGCCTTCTTCTTCTCTGCGGGCTTCTTCTCGGCAGCCTTTCTCGGCGGCGACAACCTTCTTCTCCTCCCTTCTTCTTGTCGGCCTTTGGCTTCTTCTCAGCCGGATCTTTCTCGGCGATGGCGGTGTTCTTCTCCTCCGCGGGCTTCTTCTCAGCCTTTGGTGCCATAGTTgctgatgagagagaaagtgagagagtTTTTGGGGAGTTTGTTTAAAAGTATGGAATAAGGACAAAATAGTAAAGTTAtgctaacggagacttaacgtctgttaagtgtaagggtagtttgcgtattaagtcatttgtgaggggcatttggtgaatttctgaaagtcgaggggcatttggtgaatatCGCAAAAACTCGgtggtatttcatgaaaaatccataTAGTATaacctttatttttttaaatatgaaTTTTGTGAACATTTTTTTAATCCAATATTTATATTAGTGTTAGTAATATAATTTTAAGCTTTTATATAATCCCGCACGCATCgagtgcatataagactagttaatCTATGAgccaagagtcgtgtcaagagtcgagtcttggcttcatgattaattgtttattaaatggattttgcatgt
This Spinacia oleracea cultivar Varoflay chromosome 6, BTI_SOV_V1, whole genome shotgun sequence DNA region includes the following protein-coding sequences:
- the LOC110804102 gene encoding probable histone H2B.1; amino-acid sequence: MPPKGEKKPAEKKPAEEKKAAAAEKAPAEKKPKAGKKLPKEAGAAAGDKKKKRHKKSVETYKIYIFKVLKQVHPDIGISSKAMSIMNSFINDIFEKLAQESARLARYNKKPTITSREIQTAVRLVLPGELAKHAVSEGTKAVTKFTSS